One Faecalispora anaeroviscerum genomic window carries:
- the feoB gene encoding ferrous iron transport protein B yields the protein MGLTNASTGAGVLNHCGLHIEKETEQDQIIALAGNPNVGKSTVFNGLTGMNQHTGNWPGKTVVNAQGQYHHNGTNYIMVDIPGTYSLIANSAEEEVARDFICFGGADAVVVVADATCLERNLNLVLQTMEITNRVVLCVNLMDEAKKKKIRIDLPRLSERLGIPVVGMSARSGKGLDRLMDTVAAQTQTAAKQNPLQIQYSDEIESAISLIEPVVAEALQGTVNSRWVALQLLDSDDSLLLSMKNYLGFDLLEREEILQKVAQARRELEAAGVPQEEFRDEVVTRIVSTCEEISRETVRFEQEKYAERDRRVDRILTSKLTGIPIMIAMLFGIFWITIAGANAPSSFLSAGLFSLEQPLSDFFLWVSAPDWLRGIVVDGMFRTLAWVISVMLPPMAIFFPLFTLLEDSGYLPRIAFNLDHFFCKACAHGKQALTMCMGFGCNACGVIGCRIIDSPRERLIAILTNNFVPCNGRFPTLIAIITMFFAGAVGGAFQSVVSTLMLTGVIVLGVFMTLMISRLLSKTILKGMPSSFHLELPPYRRPQFGKVIVRSIFDRTLFVLGRAIVVAAPAGLIIWVLANVSVGNSSILAHCAAFLDPFAKLMGLDGYILMAFILGFPANEIVVPILIMSYMATGSLTELGSLSELHTLLVSNGWTWLTAVCTMLFCLLHWPCGTTCLTVRKETQSLKWTLAAFAIPTATGMILCMVVANTARLLGLV from the coding sequence ATGGGATTAACAAACGCATCTACGGGAGCCGGCGTGCTGAACCACTGTGGTCTACATATTGAAAAGGAGACTGAGCAGGATCAAATCATCGCGCTGGCAGGAAATCCGAATGTCGGGAAAAGCACCGTTTTTAACGGACTGACCGGTATGAATCAGCATACGGGCAACTGGCCGGGGAAAACGGTAGTGAATGCACAGGGCCAATATCACCATAACGGCACCAATTATATCATGGTGGATATTCCCGGAACGTATTCGCTGATTGCTAATTCCGCCGAAGAGGAGGTTGCCAGAGATTTTATCTGTTTTGGCGGGGCCGACGCGGTGGTTGTGGTGGCCGATGCCACCTGTCTGGAGCGTAATTTGAATCTGGTACTTCAAACCATGGAGATCACCAATCGTGTTGTGCTGTGCGTTAATCTGATGGATGAAGCGAAGAAAAAGAAAATTCGCATTGATCTTCCCCGGCTGTCAGAGAGGCTTGGGATTCCGGTGGTCGGTATGAGCGCCAGGTCGGGCAAGGGGCTCGACAGACTGATGGATACCGTTGCGGCGCAGACACAGACGGCTGCAAAACAAAATCCGCTGCAAATTCAGTACAGCGATGAAATAGAAAGCGCCATTTCTTTGATTGAGCCTGTGGTTGCGGAAGCCTTACAAGGTACAGTTAACAGCCGGTGGGTGGCTTTGCAGCTTCTGGACAGCGACGACAGCCTGCTTCTCTCCATGAAAAACTACCTCGGCTTTGATCTGCTGGAGCGGGAAGAAATTTTACAAAAGGTTGCACAGGCTCGGCGGGAGCTGGAGGCCGCCGGAGTTCCACAGGAGGAGTTTCGCGATGAGGTAGTCACCAGAATCGTATCAACCTGCGAGGAGATCAGCCGCGAAACAGTGCGGTTTGAGCAGGAAAAATACGCGGAGCGTGACCGCCGGGTTGACCGGATTCTGACCTCGAAGCTGACGGGAATCCCAATTATGATTGCGATGCTGTTTGGAATCTTCTGGATCACCATTGCCGGGGCAAACGCTCCGTCCAGTTTTCTTTCTGCGGGTCTGTTTTCGCTAGAACAGCCGCTCTCCGATTTCTTCTTGTGGGTGTCGGCGCCGGATTGGCTGCGCGGAATTGTGGTAGACGGAATGTTCCGGACGCTCGCCTGGGTCATTTCTGTCATGCTGCCTCCCATGGCGATCTTTTTTCCGCTGTTCACACTGCTGGAGGATTCGGGCTACCTGCCGCGCATCGCATTTAATCTCGATCACTTTTTTTGTAAGGCCTGCGCGCATGGCAAACAGGCTTTAACCATGTGTATGGGCTTCGGCTGCAATGCCTGCGGTGTGATCGGCTGCCGTATTATCGATTCGCCCCGGGAGCGCCTGATTGCGATTCTGACCAATAACTTTGTGCCCTGCAATGGCAGGTTTCCAACGCTGATCGCAATTATCACAATGTTTTTTGCGGGCGCGGTCGGCGGAGCTTTTCAATCTGTCGTGTCCACCTTGATGCTGACCGGAGTGATTGTCCTGGGCGTCTTTATGACGCTGATGATCTCTCGACTTTTGTCCAAGACAATCCTCAAAGGGATGCCATCGTCCTTTCATCTGGAGCTCCCGCCTTACCGCCGCCCGCAGTTTGGGAAGGTAATTGTGCGCTCCATTTTTGACCGCACGCTGTTTGTACTGGGCAGAGCTATTGTAGTTGCCGCGCCCGCAGGTTTGATTATCTGGGTGCTGGCCAATGTTTCAGTCGGCAATAGCAGTATTCTTGCACACTGCGCGGCGTTTCTTGACCCGTTTGCAAAGCTGATGGGGCTGGACGGATATATTCTCATGGCGTTTATTCTGGGCTTCCCGGCGAATGAAATCGTCGTGCCAATCCTCATCATGAGCTATATGGCGACCGGGTCACTCACCGAGCTTGGCAGCCTCTCTGAGCTGCACACCCTGCTTGTGAGCAACGGATGGACGTGGCTGACGGCTGTATGCACCATGCTGTTCTGCCTGCTGCACTGGCCCTGCGGCACCACGTGTCTGACCGTAAGGAAGGAAACGCAGAGCCTCAAATGGACCCTCGCGGCCTTTGCCATCCCTACGGCCACAGGAATGATTCTGTGCATGGTTGTGGCCAATACCGCGCGCCTGCTGGGGCTTGTTTAA
- a CDS encoding FeoA family protein produces the protein MNRNQITLDQLPVGSKANVTMLTSEGTTRRRMLDLGVVSGTEIEPLYKSPSGNPVAYLIRGAVIALRSDVSEKIIVSVS, from the coding sequence ATGAATCGAAACCAAATCACTCTGGACCAGCTGCCGGTGGGCAGTAAAGCAAATGTCACGATGCTGACATCCGAAGGAACAACCAGAAGGCGTATGCTTGATCTCGGGGTCGTGAGCGGAACCGAAATTGAGCCTCTTTATAAAAGTCCCTCCGGCAATCCGGTCGCATACCTGATTCGCGGCGCGGTGATCGCGCTTCGCTCCGATGTATCGGAAAAAATCATCGTTTCAGTATCGTAA
- a CDS encoding iron dependent repressor, metal binding and dimerization domain protein translates to MNSSNHSDFRTVRGYQLANHQDGQLTPALEDYLEMAYRLYLENHYARVGQLSELLNVKPSSASKMISKLAAFGYLKYDRYEVILLTEKGQEIGEYLLTRHQTIEAFLKLLGSSNPLEETELIEHTLSPSTVADIDMLNRFFTDHPEMLQQFTEFQKASLPGAQQPPGED, encoded by the coding sequence ATGAACAGTAGCAATCATTCGGATTTTAGAACCGTGCGGGGGTATCAGCTGGCCAACCATCAAGATGGTCAATTGACCCCGGCTCTGGAGGATTATCTGGAGATGGCGTACAGGCTTTATCTGGAAAATCATTATGCCCGCGTGGGCCAGCTTTCGGAGCTGCTGAACGTAAAGCCGTCGTCCGCTTCCAAAATGATTTCGAAGCTGGCCGCTTTCGGGTACCTGAAATACGACCGCTACGAGGTGATTCTTCTCACCGAAAAGGGGCAGGAAATTGGGGAATATCTTCTCACCAGGCACCAGACGATCGAAGCCTTTTTAAAGCTGCTTGGAAGCTCTAACCCGCTGGAAGAAACCGAGCTGATCGAGCACACGCTAAGCCCCTCAACCGTTGCAGACATCGATATGCTCAACCGTTTTTTTACCGATCACCCTGAGATGCTGCAGCAGTTTACAGAATTTCAAAAAGCATCCTTACCCGGTGCGCAGCAGCCTCCAGGGGAGGACTGA
- a CDS encoding ABC transporter ATP-binding protein, which yields MLKKIQRAFALSEQGAKDLINGSVACVFRDLALMFPVGLMYCLVRDLLTGVAPNLPYYVAGIFLCLALIFVTTYFEYNTTYLATYTESGVRRISLAEKLRKIPLSFFGKKDLSDLTSTIMADCAYLETSFSHYIPALFGSIVSTVVVAASLFVFDWRMALAALWVIPVSFLIVALSVRVQDALNQKQMDAKMACADGIQECLESVRDLKSNNAEEDYLKGLDGKIKAVEKRAIISELGTALFVVTAQLVLKIGIATVALTGAILLVKGTLDLLTFFMFLLVASRLYDPFQTALQNFAAVLSTRTHVARMNEILDHPVQSGSQEFHPHGCDITFDHVAFAYNGEEDVLREVSFTAKQGEVTALVGPSGGGKTTVSRLAARFWDASKGKITLGGKDISQIDPETLLSMYSIVFQEVTLFNNTVMENIRIGRRDASDEAVIAAAKEARCDEFVSQMPNGYQTMIGENGTALSGGERQRISIARALLKDAPIVLLDEATASLDVENETLIQSAISELVKNKTVLVIAHRMRTVAGADQIIVLSDGTVAEQGTPWELMQQDGIYRHMVELQTK from the coding sequence ATGCTGAAAAAAATTCAAAGAGCCTTTGCTCTGTCGGAGCAGGGCGCAAAAGACTTGATCAATGGCAGCGTGGCCTGTGTGTTCCGAGATTTGGCACTCATGTTCCCCGTTGGCCTGATGTACTGCCTGGTTCGCGATTTGCTCACTGGGGTTGCTCCCAATCTACCCTATTATGTAGCTGGTATTTTCCTCTGCCTGGCGCTGATTTTTGTCACTACCTATTTTGAGTATAACACCACCTATCTTGCCACTTATACAGAAAGCGGTGTGCGCCGTATTTCATTGGCGGAAAAGCTGCGTAAAATCCCGCTCTCCTTTTTCGGCAAGAAGGATCTGTCCGATCTGACCAGTACCATCATGGCGGACTGCGCCTATCTGGAAACCTCGTTTTCCCACTATATTCCCGCGCTGTTCGGATCGATTGTTTCAACCGTGGTGGTTGCTGCCAGCCTGTTTGTGTTTGATTGGCGTATGGCGCTGGCCGCGCTCTGGGTTATTCCGGTTTCATTCCTAATTGTTGCCCTTTCGGTCAGAGTGCAGGATGCCCTGAACCAGAAGCAGATGGATGCCAAAATGGCATGCGCGGACGGAATTCAGGAATGCTTGGAATCGGTGCGCGACCTGAAATCTAATAATGCGGAAGAGGATTACCTGAAGGGGCTGGATGGCAAAATCAAGGCGGTGGAAAAACGCGCCATTATCTCCGAGTTGGGAACGGCGTTGTTCGTCGTAACAGCTCAGTTGGTTTTAAAGATCGGCATCGCAACCGTTGCCCTGACCGGCGCCATCCTCCTTGTGAAGGGTACGCTCGACTTGCTTACCTTCTTTATGTTCCTGCTGGTAGCTTCCCGTCTGTACGATCCATTTCAGACCGCGCTACAAAACTTTGCGGCGGTTCTATCTACACGAACGCACGTGGCCCGCATGAATGAAATTCTCGATCACCCGGTGCAGTCCGGCTCGCAGGAGTTTCATCCCCATGGGTGCGATATTACCTTCGATCACGTCGCGTTTGCCTACAATGGGGAAGAGGACGTGCTCAGGGAGGTCTCCTTTACTGCAAAGCAGGGAGAGGTAACCGCGCTGGTTGGCCCCTCCGGTGGAGGAAAGACCACGGTGTCGCGCCTGGCAGCCCGTTTTTGGGATGCCAGCAAGGGGAAGATCACGCTCGGTGGAAAAGATATTTCGCAGATTGACCCCGAAACGCTTCTCTCCATGTATTCCATTGTGTTTCAGGAGGTTACTCTCTTCAACAACACGGTGATGGAAAATATCCGAATCGGTCGGCGCGACGCTTCCGACGAAGCGGTGATTGCGGCGGCAAAGGAAGCCCGCTGCGACGAGTTTGTGTCGCAGATGCCAAATGGCTACCAGACGATGATCGGGGAAAACGGCACGGCGCTTTCGGGCGGTGAACGCCAGCGTATCTCAATTGCGCGCGCACTGCTGAAGGATGCCCCTATTGTACTGCTGGATGAAGCGACGGCCTCTCTGGATGTGGAGAATGAAACGCTGATTCAGTCCGCAATCTCCGAGCTGGTAAAGAACAAGACTGTTCTTGTCATCGCGCACAGAATGCGCACGGTGGCCGGAGCGGATCAGATCATTGTCTTGTCCGACGGAACGGTTGCCGAGCAGGGAACGCCGTGGGAGCTGATGCAGCAGGACGGTATTTACCGCCATATGGTGGAGCTGCAAACAAAGTAG
- a CDS encoding ABC transporter ATP-binding protein gives MKQQSSISRLLGYAGKFRYLTIASWILSAISALMALMPFVYIWAIIKEVLDVAPDFSSAQNLAHNGWMAVVFAALSLFVYVGALMSSHIAAFRIAANIRMEAMHHIVTLPLGFMDGFGSGKMRKIINESSAATETYLAHQLPDKAGAIATPIGLLALLFFFDWRLGLLSMIPVILAFLIMMRMTGEKMQHRMREYQNALEDMSNEAVEYVRGIPVVKTFGQTVFSFKRFKASIDNYGKWVISYTKQLRMPMLGYTTAINGVFVFLIGAGLYFTQGGVSNQFLINLIFYIIITPVISITLTKIMFSSENAMIVKDALERIDSVLNIQPLKDAEHPVHPKDASVELQNVRFSYDGTHPAVDGVTLKVKQGKTVALVGPSGGGKSTLAALIARFFDVNEGSIRIGGADIRDISKAELMKTVSFVFQDSRLLKASILENVRLARPDASREEVLKALKAAQCADIIEKMPDGVDTIVGTKGVFLSGGEQQRIAIARVMLKNSPVVILDEATAFADPDNESRVQAAFAELSKQKTVIMIAHRLTTVVDADEIFVLKDGKILQSGTHQYLLAEGGLYTEMWNNYQTSVKWKVGKEAVSC, from the coding sequence TTGAAACAACAGTCAAGTATATCGCGGCTGCTTGGGTATGCCGGGAAGTTCCGGTATCTGACGATCGCGTCATGGATTTTATCCGCTATCAGCGCGCTGATGGCCCTGATGCCGTTCGTGTACATCTGGGCAATCATCAAAGAGGTGCTGGATGTCGCCCCGGATTTTTCGTCGGCACAAAATCTTGCGCACAATGGGTGGATGGCGGTGGTGTTTGCAGCACTGTCGCTGTTTGTGTATGTTGGCGCGCTGATGAGCTCCCATATTGCCGCGTTTCGCATTGCGGCGAATATCCGTATGGAGGCTATGCACCACATCGTTACGCTTCCGCTCGGTTTTATGGATGGCTTCGGCAGTGGAAAAATGAGAAAAATTATCAACGAATCCAGCGCCGCTACCGAAACGTATCTGGCACATCAGCTACCCGATAAAGCGGGGGCTATCGCAACACCGATCGGCTTGCTGGCGCTTCTCTTCTTTTTTGATTGGCGGCTCGGGCTGCTGAGCATGATTCCGGTAATTCTCGCCTTTCTGATTATGATGAGAATGACCGGCGAAAAAATGCAGCACAGAATGAGAGAATACCAGAACGCTCTGGAAGATATGTCGAACGAGGCGGTGGAATATGTACGCGGAATACCGGTAGTTAAAACCTTTGGACAGACGGTGTTTTCGTTCAAGCGCTTTAAAGCCTCGATCGATAATTACGGAAAATGGGTAATTTCTTACACCAAGCAGCTTCGCATGCCCATGCTGGGGTACACGACGGCGATCAATGGCGTTTTTGTCTTTTTGATCGGCGCGGGCCTGTACTTTACGCAGGGCGGCGTGAGCAATCAATTTTTGATTAATTTAATATTCTATATCATTATCACACCGGTCATCTCCATCACACTGACTAAGATCATGTTTTCCAGTGAAAACGCCATGATCGTTAAGGATGCGTTGGAGCGCATCGACAGTGTTCTGAACATACAGCCGCTCAAGGACGCGGAGCATCCGGTTCACCCAAAAGATGCTTCTGTGGAGCTTCAGAATGTGCGCTTTAGCTATGATGGAACGCATCCGGCGGTAGACGGCGTGACGCTCAAGGTCAAGCAGGGCAAAACTGTTGCGCTGGTCGGCCCGTCAGGCGGCGGAAAATCAACCCTAGCGGCATTGATCGCGCGGTTCTTTGATGTAAATGAGGGCAGTATCCGTATTGGCGGGGCCGACATTCGCGATATCTCGAAGGCCGAGCTGATGAAGACGGTATCCTTTGTATTTCAGGATAGCAGGCTTCTGAAAGCCTCCATACTGGAAAATGTTCGCCTTGCAAGGCCCGACGCTTCCAGAGAAGAGGTTCTGAAGGCTCTGAAGGCGGCGCAGTGCGCAGATATTATTGAAAAAATGCCCGATGGAGTCGATACAATCGTCGGCACCAAGGGGGTGTTCCTTTCCGGCGGGGAGCAGCAGCGGATCGCCATTGCGCGTGTGATGCTGAAAAACTCGCCGGTCGTAATTCTGGATGAGGCGACCGCGTTTGCTGACCCGGATAACGAAAGCCGCGTACAGGCTGCGTTTGCCGAGCTTTCCAAACAAAAAACAGTGATTATGATTGCCCACCGCCTGACCACGGTAGTGGATGCGGATGAAATTTTTGTTTTGAAGGACGGTAAGATTCTCCAAAGCGGCACACATCAGTATCTGCTGGCCGAGGGCGGTCTGTATACGGAAATGTGGAACAACTACCAGACCTCTGTCAAATGGAAGGTTGGAAAGGAGGCAGTTTCATGCTGA
- a CDS encoding EamA family transporter, producing MWFWFSLIAIFFWSGSDLFSKIGSRSDDKYSHWKMVIAVGTVMGIHAMIELCRGAEFGPSDILTYLPVSFLYILAMVLGYVGLRYVVLSVSTPICNSSGAVAALLCFFILKEAMSGLQFAAVALVCIGVFSLSVFEKKQDDAERMQTGIVPDRKYTRSFIAIFFPIFYCIIDGLGTFADALILDKYIKEESANIAYEFTFLIMAIFAFVYVVFIKKQKIKLSAEKPKMLAGVFETAGQFAYIYALGDNAIVAAPLISSYCIFSLVWARMILKEKLLWKQYFVVAVAAIGIVILGMEG from the coding sequence ATGTGGTTTTGGTTTTCACTGATCGCAATATTTTTTTGGAGCGGATCTGACCTTTTTTCAAAAATTGGTTCAAGATCAGATGATAAATATAGCCATTGGAAAATGGTTATTGCTGTTGGTACGGTTATGGGTATTCACGCTATGATAGAACTTTGCCGTGGAGCTGAGTTTGGGCCATCAGACATCCTTACCTATTTACCAGTGTCTTTTTTATATATTTTGGCCATGGTACTTGGTTATGTTGGTCTGCGTTATGTAGTGCTTTCCGTTTCCACGCCCATTTGTAATTCATCAGGTGCAGTAGCCGCTCTGCTGTGCTTTTTCATTCTGAAAGAGGCAATGAGCGGATTACAGTTTGCTGCGGTAGCGCTGGTATGTATCGGTGTTTTTTCGCTTTCTGTCTTTGAAAAGAAACAGGATGATGCAGAACGCATGCAAACTGGCATAGTCCCGGACAGAAAGTACACGCGCAGCTTTATCGCTATTTTCTTTCCGATTTTTTATTGTATCATTGATGGACTCGGCACATTTGCAGATGCTTTGATTCTTGACAAGTATATCAAAGAAGAGTCTGCTAATATCGCATATGAGTTTACATTTTTGATCATGGCGATTTTCGCTTTTGTGTATGTGGTATTTATTAAAAAACAAAAAATAAAACTTTCCGCAGAAAAGCCCAAAATGCTTGCAGGTGTATTTGAAACCGCAGGACAATTTGCATATATCTATGCATTAGGTGATAACGCAATTGTAGCGGCTCCCTTGATTTCGTCTTACTGCATTTTCTCACTGGTATGGGCAAGAATGATACTTAAAGAGAAGCTTTTATGGAAGCAATACTTTGTCGTTGCTGTCGCTGCAATTGGTATTGTAATACTGGGGATGGAAGGATAA